Proteins found in one Aethina tumida isolate Nest 87 chromosome 1, icAetTumi1.1, whole genome shotgun sequence genomic segment:
- the LOC109608764 gene encoding DCN1-like protein 3: protein MGNCLTCFKEPASTALDSTTPNCHKEEMTEAARLYPAPSHVPASCAPTDATQLSNGNHLGGGLGSVLGSTGVPPVLSDIAASAPAITKFYPTVGRRVQSKSAPAMGTTDSKPSDSRLNALFETYKDECEDTILAEGIEQLCKDLQVSPDDFKVLVLAWKLNAEQMCRFTRVEFVNGLRSMRADSIKSIQTRLPEVVADVEQNDEQFKDLYRFTFRFGLDTAAGQRILPTDMATVLWRLVFTVREPPILGRWLRFLDTHQSIRGIPRDTWNMFLNFAEAVGDDLSCYDDNEAWPSLFDDFVEYENDQANQNISKEKECDDRLIQQDN from the exons AAATGACCGAGGCAGCTCGTCTGTATCCAGCGCCGAGTCATGTGCCAGCGTCCTGCGCCCCAACGGACGCGACCCAACTGAGCAACGGTAATCACCTGGGCGGCGGCCTGGGATCAGTTCTCGGATCGACCGGTGTGCCGCCCGTACTGTCAGACATCGCCGCCTCGGCGCCTGCCATCACCAAATTTTACCCGACTGTCGGACGACGCGTCCAAAGCAAAAGCGCCCCCGCCATGGGTACCACGGACAGCAAACCGTCCGATTCTCGGTTGAACGCTCTCTTCGAG ACGTACAAGGACGAGTGCGAGGACACGATCCTCGCGGAAGGCATCGAACAATTGTGCAAGGACCTGCAGGTGTCGCCAGACGACTTCAAAGTGCTGGTGCTCGCGTGGAAGCTGAACGCCGAACAGATGTGTCGATTCACGCGGGTCGAATTTGTGAATGGTCTGAGGTCGATGAGGGCCGATTCGATTAAAAGTATTCAAACTAGGTTGCCGGAAGTGGTGGCCGACGTTGAACAGAACGACGAGCAATTCAAAGACCTTTACAg ATTTACCTTCCGGTTCGGCTTGGACACGGCGGCCGGCCAACGAATCCTGCCCACTGACATGGCGACGGTACTTTGGCGGCTCGTGTTCACGGTCAGGGAGCCGCCTATACTTGGCCGTTGGCTACGTTTCCTCGACACACACCAATCAATCAGGGGTATACCGCGCGACACGTGGAACATGTTCCTCAACTTCGCCGAAGCGGTCGGTGACGATCTCAGCTGTTACGACGACAACGAAGCCTGGCCCAGTTTGTTCGACGATTTCGTCGAATACGAGAACGACCAAGCGAACCAAAACATCTCGAAGGAGAAGGAATGTGACGATAGGCTCATTCAACAGGACAATTGA